The Streptomyces nigra genome includes the window CTCGCGGACGAGCCCTGGGTGCTGGGCTGCCTCAAGACGGAGGCGTATCTGCGCCGTTACGCGGAGCACGCCGGGTTCAGTCCGGACGTGCGGGGGAGCACGACGGACTACTTCTTCGCACGCTCACTCGTGGCAGCGGGTGCGGGCCTGTCACTGATCCCCACCGTCGCGCTGACGCCCTCGCTGCCAGGCGTACGGGCGGTGCCGCTCGCCCCGCCGGCACCGGCCCGCCACATCGGCGCCGCAGTGCTGCGCCGTTCCGTACGTCCGCCGGTGTCGACGCTGATCGCGGCCCTGCGGGAGTGCGCGGAAGGGGCGGCCGCAGCGGCTGCGGGGCCGCCACCATCGGGAATCATGGGCAATGGCTGAGCCGACTGGCCGACCGACACCACAGCAGGTGTGGGGCCGGCTCGTCTCCGATGGGTGATCCGGCCCGTCGAGGTTCGGAAGCGCGGGCGGCCCGAAGGGTGACAGCCGGTGCCTTGTCGGGCCCTGCCTGGGCGGCGATTGGATCGGTGATCAGTTCCTCGAAGCGTCGCGGCATGGCCTCGACGATCTCTCCGAGGAGATGCGGATCCTCCTCGATGACGGTGGCGACCTCCTGGGCCGGCGGGCCGATGCAGCGGCCGGTCCCGTGACGGTGAACGAGGGCTGGGCCGGGGTGGCGCGCAGGCGCAGCAAGGTGCGGCGCCCGCCCCGCTCAGCCGTCTGCCGCGTCTCCCGAAGGGCCGTCGTAACCGGCCGTGCGCGGCGGCCTGTACTCCACGGCCACCACCCCGTCGACAGCCCGGCACATGTCCTTGAGTACGGGGACGGCCGTCCGGGACGACAGGTGCCCACTGAGCACGACATGGCCGTGCGTGACGTCCACCTGCACTTCGGCAGGGGACTCGCCCAGGGCCTTGACGAGGACCTCCTCGACGATCTCCCTGCGGATCGCCTGATCCGTCCGCAGATACACCCGCAGCAGGTCGCTCCTGCTCACCACGCCGATCAGGCGACCGTCGGCATCGACGACGAGGAGGCGCTTGACGCGGTGCCGCGCCATCATCCGGGCCGCGTCCACCACGCTCCAGTCCTCCCGCGCACACAGCGCCGGTGACGTCATCAGCCCCGCCGCGTCGGTGGCGCGTGCCTTGTCCGGCCCCGCGGAGGCGTCCGCCCCGTCGTCGTCGCCCTGGGGCTCGCCCCACATCTTCTCGAGGAGGTCGGCCTCCGACACGACGCCCAGTGGACGGTTCTGGTCGTCCACGACGGGAACGGCGGTGATGTCGTACTCCTGGAGCAGATGGGCGATCTCCTTGAACGGCGTACCGGCCTGGACGCGGACGACGGCGTCGCTCATCTGGTCGCGGACCTTTTGGTGGTTCATCGAGGTATGCGTTCCCTTCTCGCACCACCGTTATGGAAGGAAGCGTCCAGTGGCGCCCCTGGTCATGCCCCTGGCTTCCTCCTTCGAACATAGCCGCATGCGCGCCGCGGCCGGTGACCCGGGCAGCCGTTCGCGCGACGGCAGAGCATCTGGGCATCGTCCGACGCCACCCATGGCCCTCTGCGTCGGTGACCCCACCTGGGCCGGAGCTTCACTCCGAGCGGCGGTGAACGGTGGCGGCAGGGTTTCCGACGAGTGAGCTCGGATCTCGAACCTGCCACCTCCCGTGCAGCCGACCGGTCAGTCAGCCGGCCGGCATGGGGGTCACCGCCCCGACGGTGGCGGCAGCTCGACCGGGTACGGCTCGGCGAAATCGGCCGAGCGGCTCACCGCTTCCCAGGCTTCCGCCTCGG containing:
- a CDS encoding CBS domain-containing protein, with the translated sequence MNHQKVRDQMSDAVVRVQAGTPFKEIAHLLQEYDITAVPVVDDQNRPLGVVSEADLLEKMWGEPQGDDDGADASAGPDKARATDAAGLMTSPALCAREDWSVVDAARMMARHRVKRLLVVDADGRLIGVVSRSDLLRVYLRTDQAIRREIVEEVLVKALGESPAEVQVDVTHGHVVLSGHLSSRTAVPVLKDMCRAVDGVVAVEYRPPRTAGYDGPSGDAADG